A portion of the Esox lucius isolate fEsoLuc1 chromosome 20, fEsoLuc1.pri, whole genome shotgun sequence genome contains these proteins:
- the si:dkey-11p23.7 gene encoding V-set and Ig domain-containing protein: protein MDAWSFCTMVNLLLCFVEGLSAAPSDEGWSMKVQAEVRAMEGYPVVLPCSFSHPHHTLHSSLKVVWRLGHGHGSTVLYHCSSPTGTRVCQPDPEQDQRYRLEGNPREHDLSLRISSVGLQDNGRYFCRVEAPGHQHASYEDKMGTRLRVEAAPRILGLSVTGSEVTGYRAQCRVQGSPLPDIQWLDHNKLLDGSNVSWLMQVSPGQHQHTSQLLEVLPGQQYTCTASNPLGKDQATLYMLPPRQVYVSGDGPPLLLLVSLSLGAKVLLLLLAVGAWQLQGGGLAWTRSWFK, encoded by the exons ATGGATGCCTGGTCATTCTGCACAATGGTCAATCTACTGCTTTGTTTCGTGGAAG GCCTGAGTGCGGCTCCTAGCGACGAGGGCTGGTCCATGAAGGTCCAAGCGGAGGTGCGCGCCATGGAGGGCTACCCAGTGGTGCTGCCCTGCTCCTTCAgccacccccaccacacactCCATTCCTCCCTGAAGGTGGTGTGGCGGCTCGGCCACGGCCATGGCTCCACGGTGCTGTACCACTGCTCTTCCCCCACCGGGACCAGGGTCTGCCAGCCGGACCCCGAACAGGACCAGCGCTACCGCTTGGAGGGGAACCCCAGGGAGCACGACCTTTCCCTGCGCATCAGCAGCGTCGGCCTGCAGGACAACGGTCGCTACTTTTGCCGCGTGGAAGCGCCGGGCCACCAACATGCCAGCTACGAGGATAAGATGGGCACCCGGCTCAGAgtggagg CTGCCCCGCGGATCCTGGGCCTGTCGGTGACGGGAAGCGAGGTCACTGGCTACAGGGCTCAGTGTCGCGTCCAGGGCTCCCCCCTGCCCGACATCCAGTGGCTGGACCACAACAAGCTCCTGGACGGTTCCAACGTCTCTTGGCTCATGCAGGTGTCCCCGGGTCAACATCAGCACACCAGCCAGCTCCTGGAGGTACTCCCCGGGCAGCAGTACACCTGCACCGCCTCCAACCCTTTGGGTAAGGACCAGGCCACCCTGTACATGTTGCCCCCCAGGCAGGTGTATGTCTCAGGGGATGGACCCCCTCTGCTGCTCctggtctccctctccctggggGCCAaggtgctgctgctgctgctggcgGTGGGGGCTTGGCAGCTGCAGGGGGGCGGCCTGGCGTGGACCAGATCCTGGTTCAAGTGA
- the LOC109614795 gene encoding uncharacterized protein LOC109614795 translates to MSALYPVSAWGTEYLVPSLGDETSNDTAFLLTTNQTVTLLSGPPTKPLQLQSSQELPFYPSLPGGSVQVKTSSPVFLTLYRPGLLLNLIPTASFSSCYLIYALNSQKNQALLIVPTAQTNGVYQESTAMTLTWTPMTGTGYSWGLADLGTEEKRHIIWHNTSIMAAYYLGETNNKFFGNPATSLSTDPDSNGCLVKPGLVKLGDKQQGWIESLNYCQNLGYNLVSLNTQEVLLSIAKILRESEVQAHGQGWIGLRRSSLTGQWYWLTKQNVLFTHWDVDEPGTPMEGQCAMMMLDPHGNYTWSDQSCCEALPAVCYKTPIYLSLQ, encoded by the exons ATGTCAGCTCTGTATCCTGTCTCTGCGTGGGGGACTGAATACCTGGTGCCCTCTTTGGGGGATGAAACTTCAAACGACACCGCCTTCTTACTGACAACAAATCAAACTGTGACTTTACTCAGCGGACCCCCTACTAAGCCCCTCCAATTGCAGTCTTCCCAAGAGCTGCCCTTCTATCCTTCCCTCCCTGGTGGCTCAGTCCAGGTCAAGACCTCTAGTCCCGTCTTCCTCACCCTCTACAGGCCAGGCCTGCTACTCAATCTCATCCCGACAGCCAGCTTCTCCTCCTGCTACCTCATCTACGCCCTCAACAGCCAAAAGAACCAGGCCCTATTAATAGTCCCGACAGCCCAGACCAACGGGGTGTATCAGGAGAGCACTGCCATGACCCTCACATGGACTCCCATGACTGGCACGGGGTACTCCTGGGGACTGGCTGATTTGGGGACCGAAGAAAAAAGGCACATCATCTGGCATAATACCTCCATAATGGCAGCTTACTACCTGGGAGAGACTAACAACAAGTTTTTTGGAAATCCAGCTACCAGCCTCAGCACAGATCCAG ACTCCAATGGTTGTCTGGTGAAGCCAGGACTTGTGAAACTTGGCGACAAGCAGCAGGGTTGGATAGAGTCTTTGAACTACTGCCAGAACCTGGGCTACAATCTGGTCAGTTTGAACACACAAGAGGTTCTGCTTAGCATTGCCAAGATACTCAGAGAGTCTGAGGTCCAAGCTCACGGACAGGGATGGATCGGACTCCGTCGGAGCTCACTGACAGGGCAGTGGTACTGGCTGACCAAACAGAATGTGCTATTCACACACTGGGACGTGGATGAGCCAGGGACCCCCATGGAAGGCCAATGTGCCATGATGATGCTGGACCCCCATGGAAACTACACATGGAGTGACCAGAGTTGCTGTGAAGCTCTCCCAGCTGTGTGCTACAAAACACCAATATACCTTTCCCTTCAGTAG